A single region of the Enterobacter cloacae complex sp. R_G8 genome encodes:
- a CDS encoding nucleoside permease: MKTKVQLSFMMFVEWFIWGAWFVPLWLWLSKSGFTAGEIGWSYACTAIAAILSPILVGSLTDRFFAAQKVLAVLMFAGAILMYFAAQQTQFSTFFPLLLAYSLTYMPTIALTNSIAFANVDDVEADFPRIRVMGTIGWIASGLACGFLPQMLGYSDISDTNIPLLMTAASSALLGVFALFLPNTPPKSTGKLDFKVMLGLDALILLRDKNFLVFFFCSFLFAMPLAFYYIFANGYLTEVGMKNATGWMTLGQFSEIFFMLALPFFTKRFGIKKVLLLGLLTAAIRYGFFVYGGAEQYFTYALLFLGILLHGVSYDFYYVTAYIYVDKKAPVHMRTAAQGLITLCCQGFGSLLGYRLGGVMMEKMFAYKEPVNGLTFNWAGMWTFGAIMIAVIAVLFMLFFRESDKEITAIEVVDGDAALTQGEVK; encoded by the coding sequence ATGAAAACGAAAGTCCAACTGTCATTCATGATGTTTGTTGAATGGTTTATCTGGGGAGCGTGGTTTGTGCCGCTGTGGCTATGGCTGAGCAAAAGCGGCTTTACCGCCGGGGAGATTGGCTGGTCCTACGCCTGTACGGCCATTGCGGCGATCCTGTCGCCTATTCTCGTCGGCTCGCTAACCGACCGCTTCTTTGCCGCCCAGAAAGTGCTGGCGGTGCTGATGTTTGCCGGTGCCATTCTGATGTACTTCGCCGCACAGCAAACCCAGTTCAGCACCTTCTTCCCGCTGCTGCTGGCCTACTCCCTCACCTATATGCCCACCATTGCGCTGACCAACAGTATTGCCTTCGCCAACGTCGATGACGTGGAAGCCGATTTCCCGCGTATTCGCGTGATGGGCACTATCGGTTGGATCGCCTCCGGTCTGGCATGTGGGTTCCTGCCGCAGATGCTGGGCTATAGCGATATCTCTGATACCAATATTCCGCTGCTGATGACCGCAGCCAGTTCCGCCCTGCTGGGCGTGTTTGCCCTGTTCCTGCCGAATACGCCGCCGAAAAGTACCGGCAAACTGGATTTCAAGGTGATGCTCGGTCTGGACGCGCTGATCCTGCTGCGCGACAAAAACTTCCTGGTGTTCTTCTTCTGCTCTTTCCTGTTCGCGATGCCGCTGGCCTTCTACTACATCTTCGCCAACGGTTATCTCACCGAGGTGGGGATGAAAAACGCCACCGGCTGGATGACGCTCGGCCAGTTCTCGGAAATCTTCTTTATGCTGGCGCTGCCGTTCTTCACTAAACGCTTTGGTATTAAGAAGGTCTTACTGCTGGGTCTGCTCACGGCCGCCATCCGCTACGGCTTCTTTGTTTACGGCGGCGCGGAACAGTACTTCACCTATGCGTTGCTGTTCCTCGGCATTCTGCTGCACGGGGTGAGCTACGACTTCTACTATGTAACCGCGTATATCTACGTGGATAAAAAAGCGCCGGTGCATATGCGCACCGCCGCACAAGGCCTGATTACGCTGTGCTGTCAGGGTTTTGGTAGCCTGCTGGGTTACCGCCTGGGCGGCGTGATGATGGAAAAAATGTTCGCTTACAAAGAGCCGGTGAATGGGCTGACCTTCAACTGGGCCGGGATGTGGACATTCGGGGCGATCATGATTGCCGTGATTGCCGTGCTGTTTATGCTGTTTTTCCGCGAATCGGACAAAGAGATCACCGCCATTGAGGTGGTTGATGGCGATGCTGCGCTGACACAAGGGGAAGTTAAATGA
- the thiM gene encoding hydroxyethylthiazole kinase, with protein sequence MQPDLLDLHVLHHFRTRSPLTHCMTNDVVQTFTANVLLALGASPAMVIEAEEAEQFAGMADALLINVGTLTTPRAQSMRRAIESAVAAGKPWTLDPVAVGALAFRTRFCHQILALKPAAIRGNASEILALAGMSAGGRGVDTTDTAAAALPAAQALARQTNAIVAVTGEVDYVTDGQRTRTVAGGDPLMTRLVGTGCALSAVVAASCSLPGDRLDNVAAACGWMKRAGTIAVAQSYGPGSFASAFLDALHNLEGEA encoded by the coding sequence ATGCAGCCTGACCTGCTCGATTTACACGTTTTACATCACTTCCGAACCCGTTCCCCGCTCACGCACTGTATGACCAACGATGTCGTGCAAACCTTTACGGCCAACGTTCTGCTGGCGCTTGGCGCTTCTCCGGCAATGGTAATTGAAGCCGAAGAGGCCGAGCAGTTTGCCGGGATGGCCGATGCGCTGCTGATTAACGTCGGTACCCTCACCACGCCCCGCGCCCAGTCGATGCGGCGGGCCATCGAGAGCGCGGTGGCGGCAGGCAAGCCCTGGACGCTTGACCCGGTTGCGGTGGGCGCTCTGGCGTTCCGTACCCGCTTTTGTCATCAAATCCTTGCCCTGAAACCAGCCGCCATTCGCGGCAATGCTTCGGAAATTCTCGCCCTTGCGGGGATGAGCGCAGGGGGACGCGGTGTGGATACCACCGACACCGCCGCCGCCGCGCTACCCGCCGCGCAGGCGCTGGCTCGCCAGACCAATGCCATTGTGGCGGTGACGGGGGAGGTGGATTACGTCACCGACGGCCAGCGCACCCGAACGGTTGCGGGCGGCGATCCGTTAATGACCCGCCTGGTGGGCACCGGGTGTGCGCTCTCGGCGGTGGTGGCGGCGAGTTGTTCCCTGCCGGGGGATCGGCTGGATAATGTTGCCGCTGCCTGCGGATGGATGAAGCGCGCCGGAACGATCGCCGTTGCGCAGTCTTACGGGCCGGGCAGCTTTGCCAGCGCGTTCCTTGATGCGCTGCACAACCTGGAGGGGGAGGCATGA
- a CDS encoding DUF4225 domain-containing protein produces MDIALLNRGWNRTWSDTMVNLEARKLVETANRLSAFYLQDGITRIKFVEEIKQVVEKEFEAARRAKTDEECIVCIKNLRAETDNLHEQERLLRTRAAQLYAKVEFVREKNKIVGYMISAVNIVISGMVFYGGMIMISTLTPIGVLAGAILVSDGTNGVTREVNKLLSGGKSNSEGVVADKVISIAQFMGFKAESGLAFYNTLTLSANIYSIFGLARKTGAWRLFRWLPHDYYRKVNTMSRPKLTMKIVGYGIKAKVIFDLLSTEAPNH; encoded by the coding sequence ATGGATATTGCGCTGCTCAACAGAGGCTGGAACAGAACATGGTCAGATACCATGGTGAATCTGGAAGCCCGGAAACTCGTCGAAACAGCAAATCGGTTATCAGCATTCTATTTGCAAGATGGGATAACACGTATCAAGTTTGTCGAAGAGATAAAACAGGTTGTAGAAAAGGAGTTTGAGGCAGCACGGCGAGCTAAAACAGACGAAGAATGCATTGTATGCATCAAAAATCTGCGTGCCGAAACGGATAATCTGCATGAACAAGAGCGCCTGTTAAGAACCAGAGCCGCACAACTTTATGCAAAAGTCGAGTTTGTCAGGGAAAAAAATAAAATCGTCGGATATATGATTTCGGCTGTGAATATCGTTATATCAGGGATGGTTTTCTACGGCGGAATGATTATGATCTCGACGTTGACCCCTATTGGAGTCCTCGCTGGTGCAATCTTAGTTTCTGATGGCACTAACGGTGTAACCAGAGAAGTGAATAAATTATTATCTGGAGGGAAATCTAACTCTGAAGGTGTAGTCGCCGACAAAGTGATTAGTATTGCACAGTTTATGGGGTTTAAGGCTGAATCTGGTCTGGCTTTTTATAACACTCTCACACTAAGCGCAAACATCTACAGCATTTTTGGATTAGCGAGAAAAACAGGTGCATGGCGATTGTTCCGTTGGCTTCCCCACGATTACTACCGCAAAGTCAACACAATGAGTCGCCCCAAGTTAACTATGAAAATAGTAGGATACGGTATCAAGGCTAAAGTTATTTTTGACCTGCTTTCCACCGAAGCACCGAATCATTAA
- the fbaB gene encoding class I fructose-bisphosphate aldolase, with protein MTDIAQLLGKDADSLLQHRCMTIPADQLYLPGHDYVDRVMVDNNRPPAVLRNMQTLYNTGRLGGTGYLSILPVDQGVEHSAGASFAANPLYFDPKNIVELAIEAGCNCVASTYGVLASVSRRYAHRIPFLVKLNHNETLSYPTEYDQTLYASVEQAFNMGAVAVGATIYFGSEQSRRQIEEISAAFERAHELGMVTVLWAYLRNSAFKKDGVDYHVSADLTGQANHLAATIGADIVKQKMAENNGGYKAVNFGYTDDRVYSKLTSDNPIDLVRYQLANCYMGRAGLINSGGAAGGDTDLSDAVRTAVINKRAGGMGLILGRKAFKKSMADGVKLINAVQDVYLDSKVTIA; from the coding sequence ATGACTGATATTGCGCAGTTGCTTGGCAAAGACGCCGACAGCCTTTTACAGCATCGTTGTATGACCATTCCAGCCGACCAGCTTTATCTGCCCGGCCACGACTACGTTGATCGCGTGATGGTGGATAACAACCGTCCACCGGCCGTGCTGCGAAATATGCAGACGCTCTATAACACCGGGCGGCTGGGCGGTACCGGGTATCTCTCGATTCTGCCGGTTGACCAGGGCGTTGAGCACTCGGCAGGCGCCTCCTTTGCAGCCAATCCGCTCTACTTTGATCCGAAGAACATTGTAGAGCTGGCGATTGAAGCGGGCTGTAACTGTGTGGCCTCTACCTATGGCGTGCTGGCGTCTGTTTCACGGCGTTATGCCCACCGCATCCCTTTCCTCGTCAAACTGAACCACAACGAGACTCTCAGCTACCCAACCGAATATGACCAGACGCTCTACGCCAGCGTGGAGCAGGCGTTCAATATGGGCGCAGTAGCGGTTGGGGCGACGATCTACTTCGGCTCTGAGCAATCCCGTCGTCAGATTGAAGAGATTTCCGCCGCCTTTGAACGCGCCCATGAGCTCGGGATGGTGACCGTGCTGTGGGCGTATCTGCGTAACTCCGCGTTCAAAAAAGACGGGGTGGATTACCACGTCTCAGCTGACCTGACCGGCCAGGCGAACCACCTGGCCGCAACCATTGGTGCTGACATCGTGAAGCAGAAAATGGCAGAGAATAACGGCGGCTATAAGGCGGTGAACTTCGGTTATACCGATGACCGTGTCTACAGCAAACTGACCAGCGATAACCCGATCGACCTGGTGCGCTACCAGCTGGCGAACTGCTACATGGGACGCGCCGGGCTGATTAACTCCGGCGGTGCGGCGGGTGGAGATACTGACCTGTCTGACGCGGTACGCACGGCGGTTATCAACAAACGCGCAGGCGGTATGGGGCTGATCCTCGGCCGTAAAGCGTTTAAAAAATCGATGGCGGATGGCGTGAAGCTGATCAATGCGGTTCAGGATGTCTATCTGGACAGCAAAGTGACGATCGCCTGA
- a CDS encoding ADP-ribosylglycohydrolase family protein: MKQERILGALYGQALGDAMGMPSELWPRKRVKAHFGWIDRFLPGPAENNAACYFKRAEFTDDTSMALCLADAIIECDGEIDADVIGKHILNWALDFDAFNKNVLGPTSKIALNAIRDGKPVSELDNNGVTNGAAMRASPLGCLLPATRLEHFVGQVALASSPTHKSDLAIAGAVVIAWAVSRAIDGERWQNIVDALPGIARYAQEAKTTTFSASLAARIELALKTVREAHGVDSASEQIYQLIGAGTSTIESVPAAIAMVELAGTDPNRCAILCANLGGDTDTIGAMATAICGALHGVQAIDPALKDELDTVNRLNFDHYCEKLLHYREQREGV; the protein is encoded by the coding sequence ATGAAACAAGAACGTATTCTCGGTGCTCTTTACGGGCAGGCGTTAGGTGATGCGATGGGGATGCCCTCCGAGCTGTGGCCGAGAAAGCGCGTCAAAGCGCACTTCGGCTGGATCGACCGCTTTTTACCCGGCCCGGCAGAGAATAACGCGGCCTGCTATTTTAAGCGCGCGGAGTTCACCGATGATACTTCGATGGCGCTGTGCCTGGCCGATGCAATTATCGAATGCGACGGGGAGATTGACGCGGATGTCATCGGCAAACATATCCTGAACTGGGCGCTGGATTTCGATGCCTTTAATAAAAATGTGCTGGGGCCCACCTCAAAAATCGCGCTTAACGCCATCCGCGACGGCAAACCCGTCAGCGAACTGGACAACAACGGCGTGACCAACGGGGCGGCGATGCGGGCCTCCCCGCTGGGCTGCCTGCTACCGGCGACGCGGCTGGAACATTTTGTCGGGCAGGTCGCGTTGGCCTCCAGCCCGACGCATAAATCGGACCTCGCCATCGCCGGGGCCGTGGTGATTGCCTGGGCAGTTTCGCGCGCCATCGACGGTGAGCGCTGGCAGAACATCGTCGATGCCCTGCCCGGCATTGCCCGTTACGCGCAGGAGGCGAAAACCACCACCTTTAGCGCCTCGCTGGCGGCACGTATCGAGCTGGCGCTTAAGACCGTGCGGGAAGCCCACGGCGTCGACTCCGCCAGCGAGCAGATTTATCAGCTCATTGGTGCGGGCACCAGCACCATCGAATCCGTTCCGGCGGCGATTGCGATGGTGGAGCTGGCCGGTACGGATCCGAACCGCTGCGCAATTTTGTGCGCCAACCTCGGCGGTGATACGGACACCATCGGAGCGATGGCAACGGCCATCTGCGGGGCACTGCACGGCGTGCAGGCGATTGACCCGGCGCTGAAGGATGAACTCGACACCGTAAACCGGCTCAATTTTGACCACTACTGCGAAAAACTGCTGCACTACCGGGAGCAAAGGGAGGGCGTATGA
- the yegQ gene encoding tRNA 5-hydroxyuridine modification protein YegQ yields the protein MFKPELLSPAGTLQNMRYAFAYGADAVYAGQPRYSLRVRNNEFNHENLQLGINEAHALGKKFYVVVNIAPHNAKLKTFIRDLKPVVDMGPDALIMSDPGLIMLVRENFPEMDIHLSVQANAVNWATVKFWKQMGLTRVILSRELSLDEIEEIRTQVPDMEIEIFVHGALCMAYSGRCLLSGYINKRDPNQGTCTNACRWEYNVQEGKEDDIGNIVHKHEPIPVTHVEPTLGIGAPTDSVFMIEEAKRPGEYMTAFEDEHGTYIMNSKDLRAVAHVERLTQMGVHSLKIEGRTKSYYYCARTAQVYRKAIDDAAAGKPFDTSLLETLEGLAHRGYTEGFLRRHTHDDYQNYEHGYSVSERQQFVGDFTGERKGALAAVAVKNKFTKGDSLELMTPQGNMNFTLEHLENGKGEAIEVAPGNGHTVWLPVPEEVELEFALLMRNFNGESTRNPHSK from the coding sequence ATGTTTAAACCGGAACTCCTTTCCCCGGCGGGAACGCTGCAAAATATGCGTTACGCTTTCGCTTATGGTGCCGACGCCGTCTATGCGGGCCAGCCTCGCTACTCGCTGCGCGTGCGCAACAACGAATTCAACCATGAGAACCTGCAGCTCGGCATCAACGAAGCGCATGCCCTGGGCAAAAAATTCTACGTGGTGGTGAACATCGCGCCGCATAACGCCAAGCTGAAAACATTCATCCGTGACCTGAAGCCGGTGGTGGATATGGGGCCGGATGCGCTGATCATGTCGGACCCGGGTTTAATCATGCTGGTTCGGGAAAACTTCCCGGAGATGGATATTCACCTCTCCGTGCAGGCTAACGCCGTGAACTGGGCGACGGTGAAGTTCTGGAAACAGATGGGGCTGACCCGCGTCATTCTGTCGCGTGAACTGTCCCTCGACGAGATTGAAGAGATCCGCACCCAGGTGCCGGATATGGAAATCGAAATTTTTGTTCACGGTGCGCTGTGCATGGCCTACTCCGGGCGTTGCCTGCTCTCCGGTTACATCAACAAGCGCGACCCGAACCAGGGCACCTGCACCAACGCCTGCCGCTGGGAATATAACGTCCAGGAAGGCAAAGAGGACGACATCGGGAATATCGTCCACAAGCATGAGCCGATCCCGGTCACTCACGTAGAGCCTACGCTGGGCATCGGCGCGCCAACCGACAGCGTGTTTATGATTGAAGAGGCCAAACGTCCGGGCGAGTACATGACCGCCTTTGAAGACGAGCATGGCACGTACATCATGAACTCAAAAGATCTGCGCGCCGTCGCCCACGTTGAACGTCTGACCCAGATGGGCGTGCACTCCCTGAAAATTGAAGGCCGCACCAAATCCTATTACTACTGCGCGCGTACCGCACAGGTGTACCGCAAAGCGATTGACGACGCGGCAGCCGGTAAACCGTTCGACACCAGCCTGCTGGAAACCCTGGAAGGCCTGGCGCACCGCGGCTATACCGAAGGTTTCCTGCGTCGTCATACCCATGACGACTATCAGAACTACGAGCACGGCTACTCCGTGTCCGAACGTCAGCAGTTTGTCGGCGATTTTACCGGCGAGCGCAAAGGTGCGCTGGCCGCCGTGGCGGTGAAAAACAAGTTCACCAAAGGCGACAGTCTGGAGCTGATGACCCCGCAGGGCAACATGAACTTCACGCTGGAACACCTGGAGAACGGCAAAGGCGAAGCGATTGAGGTTGCGCCGGGCAATGGCCATACCGTCTGGCTGCCGGTACCGGAAGAGGTGGAGCTGGAGTTCGCCCTGCTGATGCGCAATTTCAACGGTGAAAGCACCCGAAATCCGCATAGTAAATAG
- a CDS encoding DUF4177 domain-containing protein encodes MYTYRMVQIPPNISIKAKDNKDGIAAAYLEQEVNSWAAEGWEFQRVDTIGIEERPGCFGGNKSTLTHYYVITFRKEVTDA; translated from the coding sequence ATGTACACCTATAGGATGGTTCAAATACCACCAAACATTTCCATCAAGGCAAAGGATAATAAAGATGGCATTGCAGCAGCGTATTTAGAGCAAGAAGTTAATTCCTGGGCTGCCGAAGGGTGGGAATTCCAGCGCGTTGATACAATCGGTATCGAAGAGCGGCCAGGGTGCTTTGGCGGAAATAAATCAACATTGACCCACTATTATGTCATTACTTTCAGAAAAGAAGTGACAGATGCTTAA
- a CDS encoding PfkB family carbohydrate kinase: MSTLAQRLETLQATRPVTVLGAAVIDVIADAYALPWRGCDIELKQQGVNIGGCALNIAIALKRLGIAAQNALPVGHGVWAEIIRNAMARQDLHSAVEAEAGDNGWCLALVEPDGERTFMSFSGVENQWQPHWLDGLNVPPGSLVYLSGYQLASPSGELLTRWLESLENVTAFIDFGPRIADIPDALMARIMALKPIVSLNRQEAQIAAERTGMNVDTLGVQWQHRYDAALIIRHDKDGAAWYEGDASGYVPAFPATVVDTIGAGDSHAGGTLAGLAAGWRLADAVTLGNAVAAWVVSHRGGDCAPTREALLLAHKDV, from the coding sequence ATGAGTACGTTAGCCCAACGTCTTGAAACATTACAGGCCACACGCCCGGTTACGGTGCTGGGCGCGGCGGTGATCGACGTGATCGCCGACGCGTACGCCCTGCCCTGGCGCGGGTGCGACATCGAGCTGAAACAACAGGGGGTGAATATCGGCGGCTGTGCGCTGAATATTGCCATCGCCCTGAAGCGGCTCGGCATTGCGGCGCAAAACGCCCTGCCCGTCGGCCACGGCGTATGGGCGGAGATCATCCGTAACGCCATGGCGAGGCAGGATCTGCACAGCGCCGTGGAGGCCGAAGCAGGCGATAACGGCTGGTGTCTGGCGCTGGTAGAGCCTGACGGTGAACGCACCTTTATGTCGTTCAGCGGCGTGGAGAACCAGTGGCAGCCGCACTGGCTGGATGGGCTGAATGTCCCGCCGGGTAGCCTGGTGTATCTGTCCGGCTATCAGCTGGCATCGCCATCGGGTGAACTGCTCACACGCTGGCTGGAATCGCTGGAAAATGTCACCGCGTTTATCGATTTTGGCCCCCGCATTGCCGATATTCCCGACGCGCTGATGGCGCGGATCATGGCCCTGAAACCCATCGTGTCGCTCAATCGTCAGGAGGCGCAGATTGCCGCTGAGCGCACTGGCATGAACGTTGATACCTTAGGCGTGCAGTGGCAGCACCGTTATGATGCCGCGCTGATTATTCGTCACGACAAAGATGGCGCAGCCTGGTATGAAGGCGACGCATCAGGTTATGTTCCCGCGTTTCCCGCCACCGTCGTCGATACCATTGGCGCAGGCGACAGCCATGCGGGCGGTACGCTTGCCGGTCTGGCGGCAGGATGGCGTCTGGCGGATGCCGTAACGCTGGGGAATGCCGTGGCGGCCTGGGTGGTCAGCCACCGCGGCGGGGATTGCGCGCCGACGCGCGAGGCCTTACTCCTCGCACACAAAGACGTATAG
- the yidD gene encoding membrane protein insertion efficiency factor YidD — MLKWLSIHFVLLYRNHAPMSMRNRCRHTPSCSKYTLISLKRFGFLKGWRLGLKRIYRCRPPNGGFDYPPHK, encoded by the coding sequence ATGCTTAAATGGCTTAGCATACATTTCGTACTCTTATACCGTAACCATGCCCCAATGAGTATGCGTAACCGCTGCCGCCATACTCCTTCCTGCTCAAAGTACACGCTAATTAGCCTGAAGCGGTTCGGTTTTCTGAAAGGGTGGAGATTGGGATTAAAACGCATTTATCGCTGTCGTCCTCCTAATGGAGGTTTCGATTATCCTCCTCATAAATGA
- a CDS encoding GntR family transcriptional regulator, with the protein MEQAHTRLIAQLNERIAAPDNMPLYLKFAETVKNAVRSGMLEHGNILPGERDLSQLTGVSRITVRKAMQALEEEGVVTRARGYGTQINNIFEYSLKEARGFSQQVVLRGKKPNTLWVNKRVVKCPEEVASQLSVPPDSEVFLLKRIRYVDDDAVSIEESWVPVELIHDPDAIGISLYDYFRSQNIFPQRTRSRVSARMPDSEFQAHISMDDKIPVLVIKQVALDQQHRPIEYSISYCRSDLYVFVCEE; encoded by the coding sequence ATGGAACAAGCGCATACCCGGTTAATCGCTCAACTGAATGAACGGATCGCCGCGCCCGACAACATGCCGCTGTATCTGAAATTTGCCGAAACGGTAAAAAACGCGGTACGCAGCGGGATGCTGGAGCACGGCAATATTCTGCCCGGCGAGCGCGATCTGAGCCAGTTAACCGGGGTGTCGCGCATTACCGTGCGCAAAGCGATGCAGGCGCTGGAAGAAGAGGGCGTGGTAACGCGTGCCCGGGGTTACGGGACACAGATCAACAACATCTTTGAATATTCGCTCAAGGAAGCGCGCGGGTTTTCCCAGCAGGTGGTGCTGCGCGGTAAAAAACCTAACACGCTATGGGTGAATAAACGGGTGGTGAAGTGTCCGGAAGAGGTGGCCAGCCAGCTGTCGGTCCCCCCGGACAGCGAGGTATTCTTGCTTAAGCGCATTCGTTACGTTGACGATGACGCGGTGTCGATTGAGGAGTCCTGGGTTCCGGTTGAGTTAATTCACGACCCGGATGCCATTGGCATCTCGCTCTACGACTACTTCCGTAGTCAGAATATCTTTCCGCAACGCACCCGCTCCCGGGTCAGCGCCCGGATGCCGGACAGCGAGTTTCAGGCGCATATCAGTATGGATGACAAAATACCGGTACTGGTGATCAAGCAGGTTGCGCTTGACCAGCAGCACCGGCCGATTGAGTACAGCATCAGCTACTGTCGCAGCGACCTATACGTCTTTGTGTGCGAGGAGTAA
- the thiD gene encoding bifunctional hydroxymethylpyrimidine kinase/phosphomethylpyrimidine kinase, protein MKRINALTIAGTDPSGGAGIQADLKTFSALGAYGCSVITALVAQNTRGVQSVYRIEPDFVGAQLDSVFSDVRIDTTKIGMLAETDIVEAVAERLQRYQVQNVVLDTVMLAKSGDPLLSVSAVETLRKKLLPQVALITPNLPEAAALLDAPHAQNEREMKEQGNALLAMGCGAVLMKGGHLDDDESPDWLFTRDGELRFTAPRVHTKNTHGTGCTLSAALAALRPRHNSWGDTVREAKTWLSAALAKADTLEVGHGIGPVHHFHAWW, encoded by the coding sequence ATGAAACGAATTAATGCTCTGACGATTGCCGGTACCGATCCAAGCGGCGGTGCCGGTATCCAGGCCGACCTGAAAACGTTCTCCGCCCTGGGCGCCTATGGCTGCTCGGTGATCACCGCGCTGGTGGCGCAAAACACGCGCGGCGTGCAATCGGTCTACCGTATCGAGCCTGATTTTGTCGGTGCACAGCTGGACTCGGTGTTCAGCGATGTGCGCATCGATACCACCAAAATCGGGATGCTGGCGGAAACGGATATCGTCGAGGCGGTGGCTGAGCGGCTGCAACGTTATCAGGTGCAAAATGTGGTGCTTGATACGGTGATGCTGGCTAAAAGCGGCGACCCGCTGCTCTCTGTATCTGCTGTTGAGACATTGCGCAAGAAACTGCTGCCGCAGGTGGCGCTGATTACGCCAAATCTGCCTGAAGCGGCCGCACTGTTAGACGCGCCGCACGCGCAGAATGAACGTGAAATGAAAGAGCAGGGGAATGCCCTGCTGGCGATGGGGTGCGGCGCGGTGCTGATGAAAGGCGGCCATCTTGATGACGATGAAAGCCCGGACTGGCTCTTTACCCGTGACGGTGAACTGCGTTTCACGGCCCCGCGTGTGCACACCAAAAATACCCACGGTACGGGGTGCACGCTCTCTGCCGCGCTGGCGGCGCTGCGTCCACGGCACAACAGCTGGGGCGATACGGTACGCGAGGCCAAAACGTGGCTCTCCGCCGCGCTGGCAAAAGCCGATACTCTGGAAGTGGGTCACGGTATTGGGCCGGTTCATCATTTTCATGCATGGTGGTAA
- a CDS encoding YegP family protein codes for MSGWFELNKSSDGQFRFVLKAGNGEIILTSELYTSKSAAENGIASVRTNSPQDERYEKKTASNGKFHFNLKAGNHQVIGSSQLYATEQSRDKGIASVKTNGSTQTVKDNT; via the coding sequence ATGTCTGGTTGGTTCGAATTAAACAAGAGCAGTGATGGTCAATTCAGGTTTGTGCTGAAAGCGGGAAACGGAGAGATTATTCTTACCAGTGAGCTTTACACCAGTAAAAGTGCCGCTGAGAACGGTATTGCTTCCGTACGCACGAACAGCCCGCAGGATGAGCGTTACGAAAAGAAAACGGCCTCTAACGGTAAGTTCCATTTCAATCTTAAGGCGGGCAACCATCAGGTGATTGGCAGCAGCCAGCTGTATGCGACCGAACAATCGCGTGATAAGGGCATCGCCTCAGTCAAAACCAACGGTTCTACCCAGACGGTAAAAGACAATACCTGA
- the yegS gene encoding lipid kinase YegS, with amino-acid sequence MATYPDSLLILNGKSAGNDLLRQAITDLRENGARIHVRVTWEKGDAARYIHEGLTLGVETIISGGGDGTINEIAAALVDLPTEDRLVMGILPLGTANDFATSAGIPEELSKALQLAILGKATAVDIAQVNDKTCFINMATGGFGTRITSETPEKLKAALGGVSYLIHGLMRMDTLKPDRCEIRGEDFQWQGDALVIGIGNGRQAGGGQQLCPEALINDGQLQLRIFTGDGLLPALFTTLTQPEESPNIIAGKSAWFEVNAPHGMTFNLDGEPLSGEHFRIEVLPGALQCRLPPDCVLLR; translated from the coding sequence ATGGCAACCTATCCAGACAGTTTATTGATTCTCAATGGTAAAAGTGCAGGCAACGATCTGCTGCGTCAGGCAATCACTGATTTGCGGGAAAACGGGGCGCGGATCCATGTACGGGTCACGTGGGAAAAAGGCGACGCGGCACGGTATATCCATGAAGGCCTGACGTTGGGCGTCGAAACTATTATCTCCGGCGGCGGCGACGGCACCATCAATGAGATCGCCGCTGCGCTTGTCGACCTGCCCACAGAAGACCGTCTGGTGATGGGCATTTTACCGCTCGGTACCGCCAATGATTTTGCCACCAGCGCCGGCATTCCGGAGGAGTTGAGTAAAGCCCTGCAACTGGCGATCCTCGGCAAAGCTACCGCCGTGGACATTGCGCAGGTGAATGACAAAACCTGCTTTATCAACATGGCGACGGGCGGGTTCGGCACGCGGATCACCAGCGAAACGCCGGAAAAACTCAAAGCGGCGCTGGGCGGTGTCTCTTATCTGATCCACGGTCTGATGCGCATGGACACCCTCAAGCCGGACCGCTGTGAAATTCGCGGCGAGGATTTCCAGTGGCAGGGGGACGCGCTGGTGATTGGCATTGGCAACGGACGTCAGGCTGGCGGCGGGCAGCAGCTGTGCCCGGAGGCGCTAATTAATGACGGTCAGCTTCAGCTGCGTATTTTCACCGGCGACGGCCTGCTGCCCGCGCTGTTTACCACGCTGACGCAGCCCGAAGAGAGCCCAAACATTATTGCCGGAAAATCCGCGTGGTTCGAAGTGAATGCCCCGCACGGGATGACGTTTAATCTGGATGGGGAACCGTTGAGCGGGGAGCATTTCCGCATAGAGGTATTGCCCGGCGCGCTGCAGTGCCGGTTGCCGCCGGATTGTGTGCTTCTGCGCTAA